In one Acetobacter sp. genomic region, the following are encoded:
- a CDS encoding N-formylglutamate amidohydrolase gives MSDNNSPLPPASFLTPEDPSPVLVHGGTDPRSPLLLVSDHAGQAIPSVLGDLGVSEDERARHIGWDIGIDGVGRKLAALTGALLIEQGYSRLVIDCNRAPGHQTAIVTVSDGTPVPANQNLSVTAAALRTREIFDPYHTRIGEELDRREEVGIETFLVALHSFTPEMQNFRRPWHCGVLHNHDPRFGRIIISCLSEEGLTVGDNEPYELTDTSDYTVPVHGERRRIPHVEIEIRQDLITAENGQQEWAERLARILPEAIRRYHEQYGSHPATEAE, from the coding sequence ATGAGCGATAACAATTCCCCGCTTCCCCCAGCTTCTTTCCTGACGCCCGAAGATCCGTCGCCGGTTCTGGTGCATGGAGGAACCGATCCCCGGTCGCCTCTTCTGCTGGTCAGCGACCATGCCGGACAGGCCATTCCCTCTGTTCTGGGTGATCTGGGCGTTTCGGAGGATGAGCGGGCGAGGCATATCGGGTGGGATATCGGCATTGACGGTGTCGGGCGGAAACTGGCCGCCCTGACAGGCGCGTTGCTGATCGAGCAGGGTTATTCCCGTCTTGTGATCGACTGCAACCGCGCGCCCGGTCATCAGACCGCCATCGTGACGGTCAGTGATGGCACGCCTGTTCCCGCCAATCAGAATCTGAGCGTGACGGCGGCAGCCCTTCGCACGAGAGAGATTTTCGACCCCTATCACACCCGCATCGGCGAGGAACTGGATCGGCGTGAGGAAGTGGGGATCGAGACTTTCCTTGTCGCCCTTCATAGTTTCACGCCGGAAATGCAGAATTTCCGGCGGCCCTGGCACTGCGGCGTGCTGCATAATCATGACCCGCGTTTCGGGCGGATCATCATCTCATGCCTGAGCGAGGAAGGGCTGACTGTCGGTGATAACGAACCTTATGAACTGACGGACACCAGCGATTATACGGTGCCTGTGCATGGAGAACGTCGCAGAATTCCTCATGTTGAAATCGAAATCCGGCAGGATCTGATCACAGCGGAGAATGGCCAGCAGGAATGGGCCGAACGGCTTGCGCGCATTTTGCCGGAAGCGATAAGACGCTACCATGAGCAGTACGGCAGCCATCCCGCCACGGAAGCAGAGTGA
- a CDS encoding transglutaminase-like domain-containing protein: MEIRAGYDISIDFPAPTPLVLMLDIRPERENDLLSPQNPWFDPLVPVQRYIDGFGNRCTRLLAPAGRFRTWADFTIYDSGLHERQGYGAPQTPVEYLPSDVLVFLMGSRYCETDVLSEFAWSMFGHIPPGWGRVQAIVDYVHNHIRFNYANARNTRTAWEGWSEGTGVCRDFAHLAVALCRCMNIPARYCTGYLGDIGVPLLPDPMDFSAWFEVWMDGSWYTQDARHNEPRIGRIVIARGRDAADVAISTSFGPHTLSSFNVTTLEVG, encoded by the coding sequence ATGGAAATCAGAGCCGGCTACGACATTTCCATTGATTTTCCTGCGCCGACGCCTCTGGTTCTGATGCTCGATATCCGCCCGGAACGGGAAAATGATCTGCTGTCGCCGCAGAACCCGTGGTTTGACCCATTGGTTCCGGTTCAGCGTTATATCGACGGGTTCGGCAATCGCTGCACACGCCTGCTCGCCCCCGCCGGGCGGTTCCGCACATGGGCCGATTTCACGATCTATGACAGTGGCCTGCATGAACGGCAGGGATATGGCGCGCCCCAGACGCCTGTCGAATATCTGCCCTCGGACGTGCTCGTCTTCCTGATGGGAAGCCGGTATTGCGAGACGGATGTCCTCTCGGAATTCGCATGGTCCATGTTCGGACATATTCCGCCCGGCTGGGGCCGGGTGCAGGCTATTGTCGATTACGTGCACAATCACATCAGATTCAATTATGCCAACGCCCGCAACACACGGACGGCGTGGGAAGGCTGGAGCGAAGGTACAGGCGTCTGTCGCGACTTCGCGCATCTGGCCGTCGCGCTCTGCCGCTGCATGAACATCCCTGCCCGCTACTGCACAGGTTATCTCGGCGATATCGGCGTGCCGCTTCTGCCTGATCCGATGGATTTTTCAGCCTGGTTCGAAGTCTGGATGGACGGAAGCTGGTACACGCAGGACGCTCGCCACAACGAACCGCGTATCGGCCGGATCGTCATTGCGCGCGGCCGGGACGCCGCCGATGTGGCCATCTCCACATCGTTCGGCCCGCATACGCTGTCATCCTTCAATGTGACGACGCTGGAAGTCGGTTAA
- a CDS encoding cytochrome b, giving the protein MNKSGFFSLPSRVLHWLMALMILAMLFIGVFMAATVGPNYHWLVTLHRPLGIAILVLALIRLANRLRSPPPPLPEELPPMMKLGAKMSHVLLYGLMIAMPLVGWGMLSAGGYPVPLWKETILLPPILPHNPVVWAYLRSAHTALAFTLFGLVLLHITAALFHGLVRRDGVLKSMIGPAREQD; this is encoded by the coding sequence ATGAACAAATCAGGATTTTTTTCGCTTCCATCACGTGTCCTGCACTGGCTGATGGCTCTGATGATCCTCGCCATGCTGTTTATTGGTGTATTCATGGCGGCGACCGTTGGCCCGAACTATCACTGGCTGGTGACGCTGCATCGTCCACTGGGCATTGCCATTCTGGTGCTTGCGCTCATACGGCTCGCCAACAGGCTGCGCTCTCCGCCGCCGCCTCTGCCGGAAGAGCTTCCACCGATGATGAAACTCGGTGCGAAAATGTCGCATGTGCTGCTGTATGGCCTGATGATCGCCATGCCACTGGTCGGATGGGGAATGTTGTCCGCTGGTGGCTATCCTGTCCCACTCTGGAAAGAGACCATTCTGCTACCGCCGATACTTCCGCATAATCCTGTTGTCTGGGCGTATCTGAGGTCAGCCCATACGGCGCTGGCCTTCACGCTCTTTGGACTGGTCCTGCTGCATATCACCGCCGCCCTGTTTCATGGTCTTGTTCGCAGGGACGGCGTGTTGAAAAGCATGATCGGCCCAGCAAGAGAGCAGGATTGA
- a CDS encoding ABC transporter ATP-binding protein, with the protein MSRSTGLIADTLRSERVGPVTFHVAHGDCLAITGASGSGKSLLLRLIADLDPHSGALLLDGENSLSMPGHVWRQRVAYFPAEPGWWSENVSDHIADTPRARTLIEAIGLPDRVLTAEIRSLSTGERQRLALARGLLHGPRVLLLDEPTSALDPHSTEQLEKLITHQKNEGRIIVLVSHNAAQVERLADRRAILRDGRLEETV; encoded by the coding sequence ATGAGCAGAAGCACCGGTCTGATTGCCGATACACTCAGGTCTGAACGGGTTGGGCCGGTTACTTTTCATGTCGCGCATGGCGACTGTCTTGCCATTACCGGCGCGTCCGGTAGCGGCAAATCCCTGCTGCTCCGTCTGATCGCCGACCTTGATCCGCATAGCGGTGCGCTCCTTCTGGATGGCGAGAATTCCCTGAGCATGCCCGGCCATGTCTGGCGGCAGCGTGTCGCCTATTTTCCGGCGGAACCGGGATGGTGGAGCGAGAACGTCAGCGATCATATCGCGGATACGCCTCGGGCCCGGACGCTCATTGAGGCGATCGGACTGCCCGATCGTGTGCTGACCGCTGAGATTCGCAGTCTCTCAACCGGCGAGCGACAGCGGCTGGCCCTCGCAAGAGGACTTCTGCACGGGCCGCGGGTGCTGCTTCTGGATGAGCCGACTTCGGCGCTCGATCCCCACTCCACGGAACAGCTCGAAAAACTGATCACGCACCAGAAAAATGAGGGCCGGATCATTGTTCTGGTGTCGCATAACGCAGCTCAGGTCGAACGTCTGGCCGACCGGCGGGCCATCCTGCGGGATGGGCGACTGGAAGAGACTGTCTGA
- a CDS encoding glucose 1-dehydrogenase produces the protein MARVAGKVAIISGAASGIGKAAAILLAKEGASVVIGDLKEEDGQKVVAEIEATGGKALFVKLDVSREDDWKAAVDATIAKFGKLDIAVNNAGIAYNGTVESTDFAHWQRVISINLDGVFLGTKYAIEGMRKHGKGGSIINLSSIEGLIGDPTLAAYNASKGGVRLFTKSSALHCAKSGYAIRVNSVHPGYIWTPMVAGLTNEEAEARQKLVDLHPIGHLGEPDDIAYGILYLASDESKFMTGSELVIDGGYTAQ, from the coding sequence ATGGCACGCGTAGCGGGAAAAGTAGCGATTATCAGTGGTGCGGCTTCGGGCATCGGCAAGGCTGCCGCCATACTTCTGGCCAAAGAAGGCGCATCGGTCGTTATCGGCGACCTGAAAGAGGAGGACGGTCAGAAGGTCGTTGCTGAAATCGAGGCGACAGGGGGCAAGGCTCTGTTCGTCAAGCTTGACGTCAGCAGGGAAGACGACTGGAAAGCGGCTGTTGACGCAACGATCGCGAAGTTCGGAAAGCTGGATATCGCCGTCAACAATGCGGGCATCGCTTATAACGGGACCGTGGAAAGCACCGATTTCGCGCACTGGCAACGGGTGATTTCGATCAATCTCGACGGCGTCTTTCTTGGCACGAAATACGCCATTGAAGGGATGCGAAAGCATGGCAAGGGCGGGTCGATCATCAACCTGTCCTCGATCGAGGGTCTGATCGGCGACCCGACACTGGCGGCCTATAACGCCAGCAAGGGCGGCGTGCGGCTGTTCACCAAATCATCCGCGCTGCATTGTGCCAAATCCGGCTACGCCATCCGGGTGAACTCTGTGCATCCCGGTTATATCTGGACGCCGATGGTGGCGGGACTGACCAACGAGGAAGCGGAAGCCAGACAGAAGCTGGTCGATCTGCATCCTATCGGTCATCTGGGAGAGCCGGACGACATCGCTTATGGCATTCTCTATCTCGCATCCGATGAATCAAAGTTCATGACGGGCAGCGAACTCGTGATTGATGGTGGTTATACCGCCCAATAA
- a CDS encoding sensor histidine kinase translates to MTPSQHSPRSCYVRFLPRSLAARMSLLLTVGFVGLAVMGLAVETMDRITFHERFVAHQDLLRTLMIYRSVAEDPPAERDMELQELDPPSSFSVRLANEPDKDMVRQEGWVEFKKLFFDPEGFRNSPLDDMAGPDGPHPGPFQPFRNEPPPAFFGGAPPDLCHDLPHPESGAEFNGGAPHGPETQCMGPSPEQHRLKDLLFPFPPTRVAWLPDHRKRDRALAFLLPNDTRWLVIRYRLPAPNPFNSATFPLALGLMTVGSGLLIAWGVRRLLLPVRTLSAAAAAFAPDAASPPLSEEGPLEVAQAAAAFNAMAARIRRFISERTRILSAVGHDLRTPITRMKLRAEFIEDDEMREKFLHDINELMILVESTLEFSKDSSASEPLITLDLHALLQTVVDDVAESRPSDADRIILADFNGTVMTKGRPTGLKRAFTNLINNAVNYGGNAMVAIHPSRRGRVTVTVEDDGPGLPEDDLERMFEPFVRGEESRNRETGGTGLGLAITRTIIRGQGGDVVLHNREPNGLQAVVTLVA, encoded by the coding sequence GTGACCCCATCACAACACTCCCCCCGGAGCTGTTATGTCCGGTTTCTGCCGCGTTCTCTTGCCGCCAGAATGAGCCTGCTTCTGACCGTCGGCTTCGTGGGGCTGGCCGTCATGGGGCTGGCCGTCGAAACCATGGACAGGATCACGTTCCATGAGCGCTTCGTGGCGCATCAGGATCTGCTCCGCACCCTGATGATCTATCGTTCGGTAGCGGAAGACCCGCCTGCGGAACGGGATATGGAACTACAGGAACTCGACCCGCCTTCCAGCTTCTCCGTCCGGCTCGCCAACGAACCTGACAAGGATATGGTGAGGCAGGAAGGCTGGGTGGAGTTCAAGAAACTGTTCTTTGATCCGGAAGGTTTCAGGAACAGTCCTCTTGATGACATGGCGGGTCCGGACGGTCCCCATCCGGGACCGTTCCAGCCTTTCCGGAATGAACCCCCTCCGGCCTTTTTCGGAGGAGCGCCGCCCGACCTGTGTCATGACCTTCCCCATCCAGAGTCAGGCGCAGAGTTCAATGGCGGCGCACCGCATGGGCCCGAAACGCAATGTATGGGGCCGTCACCTGAGCAGCATCGTCTGAAAGATCTGCTGTTTCCCTTTCCGCCCACCAGGGTCGCCTGGCTCCCGGATCACAGGAAACGTGATCGCGCTCTGGCTTTTCTGCTGCCCAATGATACGCGCTGGCTTGTCATCCGGTATCGCCTGCCTGCGCCCAATCCTTTCAATTCCGCGACGTTCCCGCTGGCGCTCGGCCTGATGACTGTTGGCAGCGGCCTGCTGATCGCCTGGGGCGTCAGGCGTCTGCTGCTTCCGGTCCGCACCCTGTCAGCCGCCGCCGCCGCCTTCGCGCCCGATGCCGCCTCACCGCCATTGTCTGAGGAAGGACCGCTCGAAGTGGCGCAGGCCGCCGCAGCGTTCAATGCCATGGCGGCCCGTATACGGCGGTTCATCTCGGAAAGAACGCGCATCCTCTCGGCGGTCGGCCATGATCTCCGCACCCCCATCACCCGGATGAAGCTGAGAGCCGAATTCATCGAAGATGATGAAATGCGCGAAAAATTTCTTCATGATATCAATGAGTTGATGATACTTGTTGAGTCAACGCTTGAATTCAGCAAGGACAGCTCCGCCAGCGAACCCCTGATCACACTGGATTTGCATGCGCTTTTGCAGACAGTTGTCGATGACGTTGCTGAAAGTCGGCCGTCGGACGCAGACCGGATCATTCTGGCCGATTTCAATGGAACGGTCATGACAAAAGGGCGTCCGACAGGCCTGAAACGCGCTTTCACCAATCTGATCAACAACGCCGTCAATTACGGCGGCAATGCGATGGTGGCGATCCACCCGTCCCGTCGTGGCCGTGTAACCGTGACGGTTGAGGATGACGGCCCCGGCCTGCCGGAAGATGATCTGGAAAGGATGTTCGAGCCGTTTGTCCGTGGCGAGGAAAGTCGCAACAGGGAGACGGGTGGAACCGGACTGGGACTGGCCATCACAAGGACGATCATTCGTGGTCAGGGAGGCGACGTGGTGCTGCATAACCGCGAACCGAACGGACTTCAGGCGGTCGTCACCCTTGTCGCCTGA
- a CDS encoding PRC-barrel domain-containing protein: MNRLKSDAMDGFQSRILRAQGILRCAGLFCAVAAALVASSSGILAQVLAQSREAGQPPVDRAQQGQALDHAGHMNTVNRDAVTGDNPDLDIPDSPPPKPASGESSQESATATIEEQPLGSLIDRDVQAVAGGNLGHIVDVLIDGDGEMQAVVIDIGGFLGVGNRRVAVSSDLIQVSHADPQAPVIMQVSAAVIRSAPEYKRGDKNTSVLTGPRLLATGQPVDTSSPSSAETVSVKAPVVPAPSSPASSSGE; this comes from the coding sequence ATGAACAGGCTGAAGAGCGATGCGATGGATGGCTTCCAGTCACGTATCCTGCGGGCACAGGGCATCCTGCGCTGTGCAGGGCTTTTCTGTGCTGTGGCGGCTGCTCTGGTCGCGTCATCATCCGGAATTCTGGCGCAAGTTCTGGCGCAATCTCGGGAGGCCGGTCAGCCTCCAGTGGATCGGGCGCAGCAGGGTCAGGCGCTGGATCACGCCGGTCACATGAACACCGTGAACCGCGACGCCGTAACAGGCGACAATCCTGATCTGGACATCCCCGATTCTCCACCCCCGAAACCCGCTTCAGGCGAATCCTCACAGGAATCCGCGACGGCCACGATCGAGGAGCAGCCGCTTGGCAGCCTGATCGACCGGGACGTGCAGGCCGTCGCAGGCGGCAACCTTGGCCATATCGTTGACGTTTTGATTGACGGCGATGGAGAGATGCAGGCGGTGGTGATTGATATTGGCGGATTTCTGGGCGTCGGCAATCGCCGTGTGGCCGTGTCCTCGGACCTGATTCAGGTCAGTCACGCCGATCCGCAGGCCCCGGTCATCATGCAGGTTTCGGCGGCCGTCATCCGCTCGGCTCCAGAATATAAAAGAGGGGACAAAAATACATCCGTGCTGACAGGTCCGCGTCTGCTGGCAACAGGACAGCCCGTGGACACATCCAGCCCCTCATCGGCTGAAACGGTTTCAGTGAAAGCGCCTGTCGTGCCAGCTCCTTCTTCGCCCGCCTCTTCTTCCGGCGAGTGA
- a CDS encoding response regulator: MEQTPHILIIDDDREIRDLLSKFLERNQMRVTSVRDGREARRVWGQGHYHLIVLDLMLPGESGLDLARWLRSQANVPIIMLTAMNEETDRIIGLELGADDYVTKPFNPRELLARIRAVLRRVSESQEQGSTEAREILFAGWRLELARRRLLNPDGAEVSLTGGEYDLLLALLERPNRVLTRDMLLDLLRGRQAGPFDRAIDVAVSRLRRKLEDDGRNAQLIKTVRGGGYVLAADVERR; encoded by the coding sequence ATGGAGCAGACTCCCCATATACTGATCATTGATGATGACCGCGAAATCCGCGATCTTCTGTCAAAATTCCTCGAACGCAATCAGATGCGTGTCACCAGCGTCCGTGACGGACGCGAGGCGAGACGTGTCTGGGGCCAGGGGCACTATCATCTGATCGTTCTCGATCTGATGCTGCCCGGCGAGTCGGGGCTGGACCTTGCCCGCTGGCTCCGCAGTCAGGCCAATGTGCCGATCATCATGCTGACGGCGATGAATGAGGAAACGGACCGCATCATCGGTCTGGAGCTGGGCGCGGATGATTATGTCACCAAGCCGTTCAATCCCCGTGAGCTGCTGGCCCGTATCCGCGCTGTCCTGCGTCGTGTCAGTGAAAGTCAGGAACAGGGCTCGACCGAGGCGCGTGAAATCCTTTTCGCCGGATGGCGGCTGGAACTCGCACGGCGTCGCCTGCTGAATCCCGATGGCGCGGAAGTCTCCCTCACGGGCGGCGAATATGACCTGCTTCTGGCGCTTCTGGAACGCCCCAACCGCGTGCTGACACGCGACATGCTGCTCGACCTCCTGCGTGGCAGACAGGCAGGCCCCTTTGACCGGGCGATCGACGTTGCGGTCAGCCGCCTGCGCCGCAAGCTGGAGGATGACGGGCGCAACGCGCAGCTCATCAAGACAGTGCGCGGTGGCGGCTATGTGCTCGCCGCCGATGTCGAGCGTCGCTGA
- the dnaQ gene encoding DNA polymerase III subunit epsilon, protein MKRSVLFDTETTGLEPTKGDRVIEIAALELLGDLPTGKAFHVLIHPERDIPEEASRVHGLTLADLEGKPKFAAIADDFLAFIGDDELIAHNASFDFGFINAELERVGRPPLDPSRKVDTLELARERFPGMPNSLDALCRRYGIDLSERTTHNALLDCKLLADVYVELMGGRQHGLGLGGTDGNESPVARYTGPGTRTPVLIQPDSETLAVHAAFIEKLSDAVWKAGEKADA, encoded by the coding sequence ATGAAACGCTCGGTTCTGTTCGATACGGAAACTACGGGGCTTGAACCGACAAAAGGCGACCGCGTGATCGAAATCGCGGCTCTGGAGCTGCTGGGCGATCTCCCGACGGGCAAGGCGTTTCACGTTCTGATCCACCCGGAGCGCGACATTCCGGAAGAAGCGTCCCGTGTCCATGGCCTCACGCTGGCGGATCTGGAGGGCAAACCGAAATTCGCCGCTATCGCCGATGATTTTCTAGCATTCATAGGCGATGATGAGCTGATCGCGCACAATGCCAGCTTCGATTTCGGATTTATCAATGCCGAGCTGGAGCGGGTCGGCAGGCCGCCTCTCGATCCGTCGCGCAAGGTCGATACGCTGGAACTTGCCCGCGAGCGTTTTCCCGGCATGCCGAACAGTCTTGATGCGCTCTGCCGCCGTTACGGCATCGACCTGTCGGAGCGCACGACCCATAACGCCCTGCTCGACTGCAAACTGCTGGCCGATGTCTATGTCGAACTCATGGGGGGACGTCAGCATGGGCTCGGGCTGGGCGGCACCGATGGCAATGAGTCGCCTGTCGCACGCTATACCGGGCCGGGCACGAGAACGCCGGTCCTGATACAGCCGGATTCAGAGACGCTGGCGGTTCACGCCGCTTTTATCGAAAAACTGTCTGACGCCGTATGGAAGGCGGGGGAAAAAGCGGACGCCTGA
- a CDS encoding shikimate dehydrogenase codes for MSEFRITGKAKLAGVIGHPVTHSLSPLLHNYWLARHGIDGAYVPLSVAPDAFVTAVKGLQAAGFRGANVTIPHKQAAFAIADEVDPMARIAGSVNTLVFREDGTIHGSSTDGFGYVANLESDGIAVDALASRGPALLLGAGGAARSIATSLLEKGFHVILSNRTAGRADGLVKELDAAWRQSFPKADSPQLSTIAWDGWEQQLGDMALLVNTTSLGMQGGPAPEWAPDLSKASGHLVVSDIVYVPQETPLLRAAREQGLTASGGLGMLLHQARPGFRAWFGAETEVDEATVAYIRTALNKR; via the coding sequence ATGAGTGAGTTTCGTATTACCGGAAAGGCAAAGCTGGCCGGTGTGATCGGTCATCCGGTGACCCATTCCCTGTCGCCCTTGCTGCATAATTACTGGCTTGCCCGCCACGGAATTGATGGAGCCTATGTGCCTCTCTCCGTTGCGCCGGATGCTTTTGTAACCGCCGTAAAAGGCTTGCAGGCCGCGGGATTCAGGGGGGCGAATGTCACGATCCCCCACAAGCAGGCGGCCTTCGCGATTGCTGACGAAGTGGACCCGATGGCCCGCATCGCAGGGTCGGTCAATACGCTGGTGTTTCGCGAGGATGGCACCATCCACGGTTCCTCCACAGACGGGTTCGGTTATGTTGCGAACCTTGAATCTGACGGCATTGCAGTCGATGCTCTGGCCAGCCGTGGACCGGCGCTGCTGCTCGGGGCGGGCGGGGCTGCGCGCTCCATTGCGACAAGCCTGCTGGAGAAGGGATTTCACGTCATTCTCTCCAACCGGACCGCCGGACGCGCGGACGGTCTGGTAAAAGAACTCGATGCGGCGTGGCGGCAGAGTTTTCCGAAAGCAGACTCGCCGCAGCTTTCCACAATCGCGTGGGACGGGTGGGAGCAGCAACTCGGAGACATGGCGCTCCTTGTGAACACCACCTCGCTGGGGATGCAGGGTGGCCCCGCTCCGGAGTGGGCACCGGATCTGAGCAAGGCTTCCGGCCATCTGGTCGTCTCGGATATCGTTTATGTTCCGCAGGAGACACCGTTGCTCAGGGCTGCGCGGGAGCAGGGGCTGACGGCATCGGGCGGTCTGGGGATGCTGCTGCATCAGGCGCGTCCCGGCTTCAGGGCGTGGTTCGGCGCGGAGACAGAGGTTGACGAGGCCACGGTCGCGTATATTCGCACTGCATTGAACAAACGCTGA
- the coaE gene encoding dephospho-CoA kinase (Dephospho-CoA kinase (CoaE) performs the final step in coenzyme A biosynthesis.), giving the protein MKILGLTGGIGMGKTTVARLLGRAGFPVFDSDATVHQLQGAGGAAVLPIGRLIPAALVKNAQGQFSLDRQELRKAVMHNPDLIRQLEKIIHPLVFAARDRFYTRCRRRGADWVIIDVPLLFETGGEKQCDRVVVVSAPRRTQVARIARRRGMTQAEAQRMIARQMPDHEKRRRADVIIRTGLSMADTRREVRALIREMRA; this is encoded by the coding sequence ATGAAGATTCTCGGGCTTACCGGCGGGATTGGCATGGGCAAGACGACGGTGGCCCGTCTGCTTGGACGTGCCGGGTTCCCGGTCTTTGACTCGGATGCGACAGTTCATCAGCTTCAGGGGGCGGGCGGTGCCGCCGTCCTTCCGATCGGCAGGCTCATACCGGCGGCGCTTGTGAAAAACGCACAGGGCCAGTTTTCGCTGGATCGGCAGGAACTCAGAAAAGCCGTGATGCACAATCCTGATCTGATCAGGCAGCTTGAGAAGATCATTCATCCTCTGGTGTTCGCCGCCCGTGACCGGTTTTACACGCGATGTCGTCGCCGTGGGGCAGACTGGGTCATCATTGATGTCCCTCTGCTGTTTGAGACTGGAGGCGAAAAACAGTGTGACAGGGTCGTGGTTGTTTCAGCGCCACGGCGCACGCAGGTCGCCCGGATTGCCCGCAGACGGGGCATGACACAGGCCGAAGCCCAGAGAATGATCGCCCGGCAGATGCCGGATCATGAAAAAAGACGCCGCGCGGATGTGATCATTCGCACAGGACTGTCGATGGCTGATACAAGGCGCGAGGTGAGGGCACTGATCAGGGAAATGCGCGCATGA
- a CDS encoding ABC transporter permease — MSPALITPFDLAIAAGLILVCALASRILALKTGRAIVIAALRMSVQLLLIGNVLLFVFGQTSLFLTFAVLAVILCAGTFEAGNRQTSRMALRWHYGIAGASILFGAALATSTGFLTSLRPHPLFAARSTIPMAGLIIGNVMNATSLTLNSLLTAVTRDRSAIEARILLGASRLKALEDPIRKALRTALIPTLNQMSAAGLVTLPGIMTGQLLAGMSPVAASRYQIVLMSLVIFGNLAGATLAAVLTCLHLTDERGRLRLERVRN; from the coding sequence ATGTCCCCCGCCCTGATCACACCCTTTGATCTTGCCATCGCGGCTGGCCTCATCCTCGTCTGCGCGCTGGCCTCCCGGATACTGGCTCTGAAGACAGGCAGGGCCATCGTTATCGCGGCGCTGCGGATGTCGGTGCAGTTGCTGCTGATCGGCAATGTCCTGCTCTTTGTGTTCGGGCAGACATCACTGTTCCTGACATTCGCCGTGCTTGCGGTGATCCTGTGCGCCGGAACCTTCGAGGCCGGAAACCGTCAGACCTCCCGCATGGCGCTGCGCTGGCATTACGGCATTGCGGGAGCGTCCATCCTCTTCGGCGCGGCTCTGGCGACATCGACCGGCTTTCTCACCAGCCTGCGGCCTCATCCTCTGTTTGCAGCGCGCAGCACCATTCCCATGGCGGGTCTGATTATCGGCAACGTGATGAACGCCACCAGCCTGACCCTGAACAGTCTGCTGACGGCGGTGACACGGGACCGCTCGGCCATCGAAGCCCGTATCCTGCTTGGCGCGTCACGGCTGAAAGCGCTGGAAGACCCCATCCGCAAAGCGCTCCGCACGGCGCTGATTCCGACACTGAACCAGATGTCGGCCGCCGGACTGGTCACGCTCCCAGGAATCATGACCGGACAGCTTCTCGCGGGAATGAGCCCCGTCGCCGCTTCCCGCTATCAGATCGTGCTGATGAGCCTTGTCATTTTCGGCAATCTCGCCGGGGCCACACTGGCGGCGGTGCTGACGTGCCTGCATCTGACGGACGAGCGCGGGCGGCTGAGGCTGGAGAGGGTCAGGAACTGA